The following are encoded in a window of Phaseolus vulgaris cultivar G19833 chromosome 3, P. vulgaris v2.0, whole genome shotgun sequence genomic DNA:
- the LOC137839166 gene encoding uncharacterized protein — protein MDKYDVEHIAVYTTQISLYTWNDAIMCRVFPTTLKAATLSWFTRLPPLCIYCFDTLVKKFGAQFATSRPHHLTSIALVNIRQERIESLRAFMDRFGKVALSIHNLSLKVTMHHMITTLKPRPFADNLCKKPAVNLDELRQRASKFMQMEELREF, from the coding sequence ATGGATAAGTATGATGTTGAGCATATTGCAGTATATACAACTCAGATAAGTTTGTATACATGGAATGATGCCATTATGTGTCGAGTGTTTCCAACAACCTTGAAAGCAGCAACTTTAAGCTGGTTTACACGGCTACCACCGttatgtatttattgttttgatACTTTGGTAAAGAAGTTTGGAGCACAATTTGCGACAAGCCGACCACATCATTTAACATCAATTGCTTTAGTGAACATAAGGCAAGAAAGAATAGAATCTTTGAGGGCATTTATGGACCGCTTTGGAAAGGTGGCACTAAGTATTCACAACCTTAGTCTGAAGGTCACAATGCATCATATGATTACAACACTAAAACCAAGACCATTTGCTGATAACCTTTGCAAAAAACCGGCAGTTAATCTTGATGAGTTAAGGCAGCGTGCATCAAAGTTTATGCAAATGGAAGAGTTGAGAGAATTCTGA
- the LOC137806755 gene encoding transcription initiation factor IIF subunit alpha-like — translation MSIDLLLKPTCGGCGSTTDLYGSNCKHMTLCLTCGKTMAENKAKCFDCGATVTRLIREYSVRASSGSDKHYFIGRFVSGLPDFSKKKSAENKWSLQKEGLQSRQVTDALREKYKNKPWLLEDETGQSQFQGHLEGAQSATYYLLMMERKEFVAIPAGSWYNFNKVAQYKQLTLEEAEEKMKNRKKTADGYERWMMKAANNGPAAFGERGRFDEKESNVGGGGKNRKKTDEDEEGHVSDKGEEDEDDEVARRSRLGLNKKGGDDDEEGPRGGDLDQDDDDIEKGDDWEHEEIFTDDDEAVGNDPEEREDLAPEVPAPPEIKQDDEDEDEDNEEGGGLSKSGKELKKLLRTSGLNESDAEDDDDDDDVDDEAGVPPVIASKPKDAPKEEPADNSPSKPAVTGTARGTLSTSKPSKGKRKLNEETKAANGAPPKKVKIENEPKSTVKDENGSTSKNNTPSKGVPPTPSSKGGSSSPIASGPVSEEEIRAVLMQKTPLTTQDLVAKFRARLRCPEDKKAFADILKRISKIQKTNASSYVILRDR, via the exons ATGTCGATTGACCTGCTGTTGAAGCCGACGTGTGGCGGATGCGGTTCAACCACCGATCTTTATGGAAGCAATTGCAAACACATGACTCTGTGCTTGACCTGTGGCAAGACCATGGCGGAGAACAAGGCCAAATGCTTTGATTGTGGCGCCACCGTTACTCGCTTGATTCGA GAATATAGCGTTCGCGCTAGCTCTGGCAGTGACAAACATTACTTCATCGGGAGATTTGTATCTGGTTTGCCTGACTTTTCCAAGAAGAAAAGTGCTGAAAATAAGTGGTCCTTGCAGAAGGAGGGATTACAGAGCCGCCAAGTTACCGATGCATTGCGG GAGAAGTACAAGAACAAACCATGGCTCTTGGAGGACGAAACTGGTCAGTCTCAATTCCAGGGTCATCTCGAAGGTGCACAGTCAGCTACGTATTACCTGCTCATGATGGAAAGAAAGGAGTTTGTGGCCATTCCTGCTGGTTCTTG gTACAACTTTAACAAGGTTGCACAATATAAACAATTGACATTGGAGGAAGCAGAAGAGAAAATGAAGAACAGAAAGAAAACTGCTGATGGATATGAAAGATGGATGATGAAAGCAGCAAATAATGGGCCAGCTGCATTTGGTGAACGTGGGAGGTTTGATGAGAAGGAGAGCAATGTGGGCGGAGGAGGGAAAAACCGTAAGAAAACTGACGAAGATGAGGAAGGCCACGTATCAGATAAAGGTGAAGAGGATGAAGACGATGAGGTAGCAAGGAGGAGTAGACTTGGACTAAATAAAAAAggtggtgatgatgatgaagaaggcCCAAGGGGAGGAGACCTTGATCAGGATGATGATGATATCGAAAAGG GTGATGATTGGGAGCATGAAGAGATTTTCACTGATGATGATGAAGCTGTTGGCAATGATCCTGAGGAAAGGGAAGATTTGGCCCCTGAAGTTCCTGCTCCTCCAGAAATCAAGCAG gaTGACGAGGATGAAGACGAAGATAATGAAGAAGGGGGAGGTCTGAGTAAATCTGGGAAAGAGCTGAAGAAGCTGCTACGAACTAGTGGTCTAAACGAATCTGACGCTGAAGATGATGACGACGATGATGAT GTGGATGATGAGGCTGGCGTTCCTCCTGTGATTGCTTCAAAGCCAAAGGATGCACCTAAGGAAGAACCCGCTGACAATAGCCCTTCAAAACCAGCAGTAACAGGAACTGCTCGGGGAACTTTATCCACTTCAAAGCCTTCAAAGGGGAAGAGAAAATTAAATGAGGAAACGAAAGCCGCTAATGGTGCACCACCAAAGAAGGTCAAAATAGAAAAT GAACCAAAATCAACTGTCAAAGATGAAAACGGGTCTACATCCAAAAATAATACCCCTTCAAAAGGGGTACCACCGACACCATCATCTAAAGGTGGTTCTTCTTCCCCCATAGCTTCTGGACCTGTGAGTGAGGAAGAAATCAGGGCTGTTCTGATGCAGAAGACTCCATTGACCACACAGGATCTTGTTGCTAAATTCAGAGCAAGGCTAAGATGTCCAGAG GATAAGAAGGCTTTTGCAGATATCCTGAAGAGAATCTCCAAGATACAGAAGACTAATGCATCCAGTTATGTTATACTGAGAGATAGGTGA